In a single window of the Flavobacterium ammoniigenes genome:
- a CDS encoding cytochrome c oxidase subunit I gives MSADLHGHEHDHHHKETFITKYIFSIDHKMIAKQYLLTGIVMGIIGVGMSLLFRMQLAWPEESFKIFNILLGDKFAPDGVMANDIYLALVTIHGTIMVFFVLTAALSGTFSNLLIPLQIGARDMASGFMNMISYWLFFLSSVIMVCSLFVEAGPASSGWTIYPPLSALPQAIPGSGTGMTLWLVSMAIFIASSLMGSLNYVVTVINLRTKGMTMTRLPLTIWAFFVTAIIGIVSFPVLLSAALLLIFDRSFGTSFFLSDIYIAGEVLHYQGGSPVLFEHLFWFLGHPEVYIVLLPALGITSEVIATSSRKPIFGYRAMIMSILAIAFLSTIVWGHHMFISGMNPFLGSVFTFTTLLIAIPSAVKAFNYITTLWKGNLQFNPAMLFSIGLVSTFITGGLTGIILGDSTLDINVHDTYFVVAHFHLVMGISALYGMFAGIYHWFPRMFGRMLNKNLGYIHFWVTAVCAYGVFFPMHFIGLAGLPRRYYTNTNFPLFDDLQNVNVLITTFALIGGAFQLVFLYNFFVSIFYGKKAEQNPWKSNTLEWTAPVEHIHGNWPGEIPEVHRWPYDYSNPAHDEDFVPQNVPMKPGEEVLHH, from the coding sequence ATGTCAGCAGATTTACACGGTCACGAACACGATCATCATCATAAAGAAACCTTCATTACTAAGTATATCTTTAGTATTGACCATAAAATGATTGCTAAACAATACTTATTAACTGGTATTGTAATGGGAATTATTGGAGTTGGAATGTCTTTGCTTTTCAGAATGCAATTGGCATGGCCAGAGGAGTCATTCAAAATTTTTAATATTTTATTAGGAGATAAATTTGCTCCAGATGGAGTAATGGCTAATGATATTTACCTGGCTTTGGTTACCATTCATGGAACCATTATGGTTTTCTTTGTTTTGACAGCTGCTTTGAGTGGTACCTTCAGTAATTTATTGATTCCACTTCAAATTGGTGCTCGAGACATGGCGTCAGGATTTATGAATATGATTTCCTATTGGTTGTTTTTCTTGTCAAGTGTTATTATGGTTTGTTCTTTATTTGTTGAAGCAGGACCTGCCTCTTCAGGATGGACAATCTACCCTCCTTTAAGTGCATTGCCACAAGCGATTCCTGGTTCAGGAACCGGTATGACACTTTGGTTAGTATCTATGGCTATTTTTATTGCTTCCTCTTTAATGGGATCTTTAAATTATGTTGTTACCGTTATTAACTTGCGTACTAAAGGTATGACAATGACAAGATTGCCTCTTACTATTTGGGCTTTCTTTGTGACTGCTATCATTGGGATTGTATCTTTCCCAGTATTATTATCTGCAGCTTTATTGTTGATTTTTGATAGAAGTTTTGGAACCTCATTTTTCTTGTCTGATATTTATATTGCTGGAGAAGTACTTCACTATCAAGGAGGATCACCAGTATTATTCGAACATTTATTTTGGTTCTTAGGTCACCCTGAGGTATATATTGTATTATTGCCAGCTTTAGGTATTACATCTGAAGTTATCGCAACTAGTTCTCGTAAACCAATTTTTGGTTACAGAGCGATGATCATGTCTATTTTAGCAATTGCATTTTTATCAACTATAGTTTGGGGTCACCATATGTTTATATCGGGTATGAATCCATTCTTGGGTTCGGTATTTACCTTTACTACTTTGTTGATTGCAATTCCATCTGCTGTAAAAGCATTTAACTACATTACTACTTTGTGGAAAGGAAATTTACAGTTTAATCCAGCCATGTTGTTTTCAATTGGATTGGTTTCTACTTTTATTACTGGTGGTTTAACTGGTATTATTTTAGGAGATAGTACTTTGGATATTAATGTTCACGATACGTATTTTGTTGTAGCTCACTTTCACTTAGTAATGGGTATTTCTGCTCTTTATGGAATGTTTGCTGGAATTTATCACTGGTTCCCAAGAATGTTTGGAAGAATGTTAAACAAAAATTTAGGGTATATTCACTTTTGGGTAACAGCAGTTTGTGCTTATGGAGTTTTCTTTCCAATGCACTTTATTGGATTAGCTGGTTTGCCGAGACGTTATTATACGAATACTAACTTTCCATTATTTGACGATTTACAAAATGTGAATGTATTAATTACAACATTTGCTTTAATTGGTGGAGCTTTCCAATTGGTGTTCTTATACAATTTCTTTGTAAGCATTTTTTACGGAAAGAAAGCGGAACAAAATCCATGGAAATCAAATACGTTAGAATGGACTGCGCCTGTTGAACATATTCACGGAAACTGGCCAGGAGAAATTCCTGAAGTACACAGATGGCCATACGATTACAGTAATCCAGCTCATGATGAAGATTTTGTACCGCAGAATGTTCCAATGAAACCAGGTGAAGAAGTTTTACATCACTAA
- a CDS encoding cytochrome c oxidase subunit II gives MTSLLVIIVLVLLAVAIWQLTKIFDLTQVGNSSTNDSQIANDNDNNVQGYLMFGFLAFIYIFTIYGLIRWGDLPLHTPASEHGSDVDTLMNITWVLIFIVQAVTQVLLHFFAFKYRGKKDQKATFFADNNKLEAIWSSIPAVVLAGLILYGLYAWNNIMFVDEDEDVIVIELYAQQFKWTARYAGADNVLGKANVRLIDGVNAVGMDLSDPNAQDDFVTSELHIPKGKKVLFKLRSQDVLHSAYMPHFRAQMNCVPGMVTQFAFTPVYTTAEYRELPFMVEKVSRINELRTKKSADLVAAGNTALDPYTFDYLLLCNKICGASHYNMQMKIVVDTPEEYKAWLSDKVALVKEVKASNEPAPAADGSASDSIAVSSDTVASKVAMK, from the coding sequence ATGACAAGTTTGTTGGTAATTATAGTTTTAGTTTTATTAGCTGTAGCAATTTGGCAGTTAACCAAAATATTTGATTTAACTCAAGTAGGTAATTCAAGTACGAATGATTCTCAAATTGCAAATGATAATGATAACAATGTTCAAGGATATTTGATGTTTGGCTTTTTAGCTTTCATTTATATTTTTACAATTTATGGTTTAATTAGATGGGGCGATCTTCCCTTACATACTCCTGCTTCAGAGCATGGTTCAGATGTAGATACTTTAATGAATATCACTTGGGTTTTAATTTTCATAGTACAAGCGGTTACTCAAGTTTTATTGCATTTCTTTGCTTTTAAATACAGAGGAAAAAAAGATCAAAAAGCAACTTTTTTTGCTGATAACAATAAGTTAGAAGCTATTTGGAGTTCGATTCCAGCAGTAGTATTAGCCGGTTTGATTTTATACGGTTTGTATGCATGGAATAATATTATGTTTGTTGATGAAGACGAAGATGTAATTGTTATTGAATTGTATGCCCAGCAATTTAAATGGACTGCTCGTTATGCAGGTGCTGATAATGTTTTAGGAAAAGCAAATGTGAGACTTATTGATGGTGTTAATGCTGTTGGTATGGATTTGTCTGATCCTAACGCACAAGATGATTTTGTAACCTCTGAATTGCATATTCCAAAAGGAAAGAAAGTACTTTTTAAACTTCGTTCTCAAGATGTATTGCACTCAGCTTACATGCCTCACTTTAGAGCTCAGATGAACTGTGTTCCTGGTATGGTTACTCAGTTTGCTTTTACTCCTGTTTACACTACTGCCGAGTATAGAGAGTTACCATTTATGGTTGAAAAAGTGTCAAGAATTAATGAATTAAGAACTAAGAAGAGTGCTGATTTAGTTGCTGCAGGTAATACTGCTTTAGATCCTTACACTTTTGATTACCTTTTATTATGTAATAAAATTTGTGGAGCTTCCCATTACAATATGCAGATGAAAATTGTTGTAGACACTCCTGAAGAATATAAAGCTTGGCTATCTGATAAAGTGGCTTTGGTTAAAGAAGTGAAGGCTTCTAATGAACCTGCTCCAGCTGCAGATGGTTCTGCTTCAGACTCTATAGCTGTTAGTTCAGACACTGTTGCTTCTAAAGTTGCAATGAAATAA